The following are from one region of the Nostoc cf. commune SO-36 genome:
- a CDS encoding replicative DNA helicase encodes MAEELNFQGDGSNRLPPQNIEAEEAILGGILLDPEAISRVSDRLLPEAFYISAHKDIYQAAVRLHTQGKPTDLLSVTSWLTDHELLVRIGGRNKLATLVDRTVSAVNIDALAGLVMEKYLRRQLIKAGNEIVHLGYETETELPVVLDQAEQKVFGVTQERPQSGLVHISDTLINNFQDIEDRNQGIALPGIPCGFYDLDAMTSGFQRSDLIIVAGRPSMGKTAFCLNLAHNIAASYKLPVAFFSLEMSKEQLTQRLLASEAQIESSYLRTGRLSQTQWEPLSRAIGILSEMPIYIDDTPNITVTQMRSQSRRLQAEIGTELGLIVIDYLQLMEGAGDNRVQELSKITRQLKGLARELSVPVIALSQLSRGVEARTNKRPMLSDLRESGCLAGDSLVTLSDSGLQVPIKELVGKSGFAVWALNEATMQLEKAIVSNAFSTGIKPLFTLKTRLGRKIRATGNHKFLTINSWKRLDELTPKEHLCLPRNLPSPGKQTMTYAEVALLGHLIGDGCTLPRHAIQYTTREIDLAQNVAFLATEVFGDSIVPRISPERGWYQVYLSAAQNLTHRVRNPIAKWLDSLGVFGLRSYEKFVPQELFSQSQELIACFIRHLWSTDGCINLIAGKKPRPIAFYASSSERLAFDVQTLLLRLGINATLRTVPQVGKGRNQYHVIITGKPNLQLFIVHVGAVGEYKLGLLQQIFQHLENSIHNPNRDIIPKDVWKIDVVPAMQAIGFTTRILQTSIGVSYCGSTLYKVNLSRERALKVGNIVQSSKLVTLAKSDVYWDEIVSIEYSGEEEVFDLTVPGLHNFVANNIIVHNSIEQDADLVIMLYRDEYYSPDTPDRGIAEVIIAKHRNGPTGTAKLLFNPQFTKFQNLKI; translated from the coding sequence ATGGCTGAAGAATTGAATTTTCAAGGCGATGGTAGCAATCGCCTCCCACCACAAAATATTGAGGCGGAAGAAGCGATTTTGGGGGGTATTTTGCTAGATCCAGAAGCGATTAGTCGAGTGAGCGATCGCCTCCTTCCCGAAGCTTTTTACATTAGCGCTCACAAAGATATTTATCAAGCAGCTGTAAGGCTCCACACTCAAGGTAAACCCACAGACTTACTCTCAGTCACAAGTTGGCTAACTGACCATGAGTTGCTAGTCCGCATTGGCGGCAGAAATAAATTAGCAACATTGGTAGACCGCACAGTGTCAGCAGTTAACATCGACGCCTTAGCAGGGTTGGTGATGGAAAAATACCTGCGGCGACAGTTAATTAAAGCTGGCAATGAAATTGTACATCTTGGTTACGAGACAGAAACCGAGTTACCAGTTGTTCTAGATCAAGCAGAACAGAAAGTATTCGGAGTTACTCAAGAGCGTCCCCAATCGGGTTTAGTCCACATTTCTGATACTTTAATTAATAATTTTCAAGATATTGAGGATCGAAATCAAGGCATCGCCTTACCTGGAATTCCCTGCGGATTTTATGATTTAGATGCGATGACTAGCGGCTTTCAGCGTTCTGATTTGATTATTGTCGCTGGCAGGCCATCAATGGGGAAAACCGCATTTTGCTTAAACCTTGCTCATAATATCGCCGCTTCTTATAAATTACCAGTTGCTTTTTTCAGCTTGGAAATGTCAAAAGAGCAACTGACACAACGTTTATTAGCTAGTGAAGCGCAAATTGAAAGTAGTTATTTGCGAACTGGGCGGCTGAGTCAAACACAGTGGGAACCTTTAAGCCGTGCTATTGGTATCCTCTCTGAAATGCCAATTTATATTGATGACACGCCAAATATTACAGTTACACAAATGCGTAGTCAGTCAAGAAGATTGCAAGCTGAAATTGGAACTGAATTAGGATTAATTGTCATAGATTACCTGCAATTGATGGAAGGAGCAGGTGATAATCGCGTACAAGAATTATCAAAAATTACGCGTCAACTTAAAGGTTTAGCGCGGGAATTATCTGTACCAGTTATTGCTTTATCTCAGTTGAGTCGAGGAGTGGAAGCACGCACTAATAAGCGTCCAATGTTATCTGATTTGAGAGAATCTGGTTGTTTAGCAGGCGATAGTTTGGTGACATTATCAGATAGCGGACTGCAAGTACCAATTAAGGAATTAGTAGGTAAATCTGGTTTTGCAGTTTGGGCATTGAACGAAGCTACAATGCAGCTAGAAAAGGCAATTGTTAGCAATGCTTTTTCGACTGGTATAAAGCCTCTGTTTACTTTAAAAACTCGATTGGGTCGGAAAATCCGTGCCACAGGTAATCACAAGTTTTTAACAATTAATAGCTGGAAGAGACTTGATGAATTAACTCCTAAAGAACATCTATGTTTACCAAGAAATCTCCCCAGTCCTGGTAAACAAACCATGACTTATGCCGAAGTTGCATTATTAGGGCATTTAATTGGCGATGGTTGTACATTGCCACGTCATGCCATACAGTACACTACCAGAGAGATAGATTTAGCTCAGAATGTTGCTTTCTTGGCAACAGAAGTTTTTGGAGATTCAATTGTTCCTAGAATTTCACCTGAACGTGGGTGGTATCAAGTTTACTTATCCGCAGCACAGAATCTAACTCATCGTGTGAGAAATCCAATAGCCAAATGGCTAGACTCTCTCGGTGTTTTTGGTTTAAGGTCTTACGAAAAATTTGTACCTCAAGAATTGTTCTCACAATCCCAAGAGTTAATAGCGTGCTTTATAAGACACCTTTGGAGTACAGATGGTTGTATCAACTTAATTGCAGGAAAAAAGCCAAGACCTATTGCATTTTATGCAAGCAGTAGTGAGAGACTAGCTTTTGATGTACAGACACTTTTATTAAGGCTTGGTATTAATGCAACATTAAGGACAGTTCCTCAAGTTGGCAAAGGTAGAAACCAATATCATGTAATAATCACTGGTAAGCCTAATCTGCAATTATTTATTGTTCATGTTGGAGCCGTAGGAGAATATAAGCTAGGTTTGCTCCAACAGATTTTTCAACACCTTGAAAACTCGATTCACAATCCTAATAGAGATATAATTCCGAAGGATGTTTGGAAAATAGATGTTGTACCCGCGATGCAAGCTATCGGCTTCACCACACGGATATTACAAACCTCTATTGGAGTTTCGTATTGTGGCTCTACTCTTTACAAAGTAAATTTAAGTCGAGAAAGAGCTTTAAAAGTTGGCAACATTGTTCAATCATCTAAACTGGTTACTCTTGCCAAAAGTGATGTTTATTGGGATGAAATAGTTTCAATTGAATATAGTGGCGAGGAAGAAGTATTTGACCTCACCGTTCCTGGTTTGCATAATTTTGTTGCAAATAATATTATTGTTCACAATTCCATTGAACAAGACGCCGATTTAGTAATAATGTTATACCGCGATGAATACTACTCTCCCGATACTCCCGATCGCGGCATTGCAGAAGTAATTATAGCTAAACATCGCAACGGCCCTACAGGGACTGCGAAACTTTTGTTTAATCCACAATTTACAAAGTTTCAAAATTTAAAAATTTAG
- the rplI gene encoding 50S ribosomal protein L9: MAKRVQLVLNQDISKLGKSGDLVEVAPGYARNYLIPQKLATNATPGILKQVERRREQERQRQLELRQQALEQKESLEKISSLTIAKPVGENEAIFGTITTQDVVDAIKAATGQEIDRRGITIPDINHLGTYQAEIKLHSEVAAQVNIQVVAS; this comes from the coding sequence ATGGCGAAACGTGTGCAGTTAGTTTTAAATCAGGATATCAGTAAGCTAGGAAAATCTGGCGACTTAGTGGAAGTAGCTCCTGGCTACGCTCGTAATTATCTGATTCCCCAAAAATTGGCAACCAATGCCACTCCTGGCATTCTCAAGCAAGTAGAACGTCGTCGGGAGCAAGAACGTCAACGGCAATTAGAACTTAGACAACAAGCTCTTGAGCAAAAAGAATCTTTAGAAAAAATTAGCAGCCTGACAATTGCCAAGCCAGTTGGTGAAAACGAAGCAATTTTCGGTACTATCACCACCCAAGATGTTGTAGATGCAATTAAGGCAGCCACCGGTCAAGAAATCGATCGGCGTGGGATTACCATCCCGGATATTAACCACCTTGGTACTTATCAAGCCGAAATTAAGCTGCATTCTGAAGTAGCGGCGCAAGTCAATATTCAAGTAGTTGCTAGTTAA
- the gloB gene encoding hydroxyacylglutathione hydrolase: MQVIRLEALSDNYIFLLHDYKQNIAAVVDPAEAEPVLKKLAELKAELVAIFNTHHHNDHVGGNKELIKQFPQVIVYGGVEDRGRIPGQQVFLQQSDRVQFADRIAEVIFVPGHTRAHIVYYFPAEKAGETGDLFCGDTLFSGGCGRLFEGTPTQMVDSLSKLRSLPDDTRVWCAHEYTLKNLQFALTVDSDNADLQKRFNEVKAYRSRGEATIPSLLGVEKRTNPFLRWDEPSLQLTVKSSDGVQTFTRIREMRNNF, translated from the coding sequence ATGCAGGTAATCCGTTTGGAAGCACTCTCAGACAACTACATATTCTTGTTACACGACTACAAACAAAATATTGCTGCTGTTGTCGATCCAGCTGAGGCTGAACCAGTATTAAAGAAACTGGCAGAATTAAAAGCTGAGTTGGTAGCAATTTTTAACACCCATCACCATAACGATCATGTGGGTGGTAATAAAGAGTTGATAAAACAATTTCCCCAAGTGATAGTTTATGGAGGAGTTGAGGATCGTGGTAGAATTCCTGGTCAGCAGGTATTTTTGCAACAAAGCGATCGCGTTCAATTTGCAGACCGCATAGCTGAAGTTATCTTTGTTCCTGGGCATACCCGCGCTCACATCGTTTACTACTTTCCTGCTGAAAAAGCTGGTGAGACAGGCGATTTGTTTTGCGGTGATACCTTATTTTCTGGCGGTTGCGGCCGCTTGTTTGAAGGAACACCGACCCAAATGGTGGACTCTTTAAGCAAACTGCGCTCTCTACCTGATGATACACGCGTTTGGTGTGCCCACGAATACACTTTAAAAAACCTGCAATTTGCCCTAACTGTGGATAGTGATAACGCCGACTTACAAAAGCGCTTCAATGAAGTGAAGGCTTACCGTAGTCGAGGAGAAGCTACCATTCCCTCGCTGCTAGGAGTGGAGAAGCGAACCAATCCTTTTTTACGTTGGGATGAGCCATCATTACAATTAACCGTTAAAAGTAGCGATGGAGTGCAAACTTTTACGCGGATACGGGAAATGAGAAATAATTTTTAG
- a CDS encoding glycosyltransferase family 4 protein, with translation MKNFSKISLLVSDLSSAAILRAYLIATALRTLEYEVEIMGFLFGNNLYRNLPSELKVYNLPGKNFPEFFGEINKFLPKVNGDIIYAIKPQIASFGVALLKKIFSHKPLVLDIDDWELSWYGGDGWHYCPTPKQLARELLKPDGALRNPYHPLYVKWMEGLVSQADAVTVHTKFLQQRFGGTFVPNGKDTSLFDPTRYDPESSRNRYGLSEYRILMFPGAPRPYKGLEDVLIALDKINQPDLRLVIVGGSPYDDYDRQLQQKWGRWIIKLPKYPADVMPDLVAAAHIVVVPQRDTPETRAQFPLKLTDGMAMAKPVLSTRVGDIPKILGNTGYLVEPACPEQIAEQIQLIFQDLDAANQQGIKARERCVEHYSIEAMASALKSVIAQL, from the coding sequence GTGAAGAATTTTTCCAAAATATCGCTATTGGTTTCCGATTTATCAAGTGCAGCTATTTTGCGTGCATACTTGATAGCAACAGCCCTAAGAACTTTAGAATATGAAGTGGAAATTATGGGGTTTTTATTTGGAAATAACTTATATCGAAATTTACCATCAGAATTAAAGGTTTATAATTTACCAGGAAAAAATTTTCCAGAGTTTTTTGGAGAAATAAACAAATTTTTGCCAAAAGTTAATGGAGATATAATTTATGCCATAAAACCACAAATAGCGAGCTTTGGAGTTGCTTTATTAAAGAAAATATTTAGCCATAAACCTTTAGTTTTAGACATAGATGATTGGGAACTCAGTTGGTACGGTGGCGATGGCTGGCATTATTGTCCCACGCCTAAACAATTAGCTAGGGAATTGTTGAAACCAGACGGCGCACTCAGGAACCCTTATCATCCTTTGTACGTGAAATGGATGGAAGGGTTAGTAAGTCAAGCTGATGCTGTGACTGTGCATACTAAATTTTTACAGCAGCGTTTTGGCGGTACATTTGTTCCTAATGGTAAGGATACTTCTTTATTTGATCCCACTCGATATGATCCTGAGTCCAGCAGAAATCGTTATGGTTTATCTGAATATCGTATTTTAATGTTTCCTGGTGCGCCAAGACCCTATAAAGGTTTAGAGGATGTTCTTATAGCACTTGATAAAATTAATCAGCCAGACTTAAGACTAGTTATTGTAGGTGGCAGTCCTTATGATGATTACGATCGGCAACTTCAACAAAAGTGGGGACGCTGGATTATCAAATTACCAAAGTATCCAGCTGATGTTATGCCCGATTTGGTCGCAGCGGCTCATATTGTAGTTGTTCCTCAGCGAGATACCCCAGAAACTCGCGCTCAATTTCCCCTGAAGTTGACAGATGGAATGGCAATGGCTAAACCTGTATTATCAACGCGTGTTGGAGATATTCCCAAAATTTTAGGTAATACTGGTTATTTAGTTGAGCCTGCTTGTCCTGAACAAATTGCTGAACAAATTCAGTTGATTTTTCAGGATTTAGATGCAGCAAACCAGCAAGGTATTAAGGCAAGAGAAAGATGTGTGGAACACTATAGCATAGAGGCTATGGCTTCTGCGCTCAAGTCGGTAATTGCTCAGTTGTGA
- a CDS encoding ABC transporter ATP-binding protein, with protein sequence MSTRKILRFAKPYPGLIMLTILLGFSGALFNGISTALIVPVVLKIVGQEVDLSTAPPILKRIISPFDNTPETYRIAIMAGAIILTIILKNLANYTSALASSSLTRKVTSDMREAGLRLLLEVDIDYYSKTKVGDLINRLGGEIGRSATAIGSTVKLVILGITILVFVGILLSISWQLTIAATVLLSLVTLINQYAISRSKNFGKQLSEMSRAYSIAVLETLNGIRLVKATGNEEKEYQRIKKLIRNRELADFQSQVNSEAIAPLSEVMGITALLLIVLLSKTFFADQVSSLSTVLLTYLLVLLRVLPLISQLNTIRSNFAGIGASVDASNDFLSLHDKPFMDKGKLPYTKLEKGVSFNSLCFGYPGHEKLVLKDVNLYLPHGTTLALVGSSGAGKSTLADLLPRFYDPISGNIAIDGTDLREFDVVSLRKRMGIVSQDTFLFNDSVRNNIAYGRAGVTDDEILTAAKRANAYEFISKLPQGFDTLIGDRGVMLSGGQRQRLAIARAILQNPEILILDEATSALDTVSERLVQAALDDLSRDRTTLVIAHRLSTVQKANQIAVLDQGQVVEIGTHEELLQKGGYYSRLYSMQFNDRPNRSNKNLIQKKILKAMRLNSKKFAEYPEATKHNQTFLRISYEIRTQMNSMIGLLRLLLDNLVDNSQEREELIGDSYKSASRLLNTIDVFEDIINLQNKGQFIYISEQSKDIISTYYQTFNHISIEFRTSLNIIVNNIRSVTDNFLSTTEEQSKLITESYESAVYLLDILEKFEDSINI encoded by the coding sequence ATGTCTACTAGAAAAATACTAAGATTCGCTAAACCCTATCCAGGCTTGATTATGCTAACAATATTGTTAGGATTTTCTGGAGCTTTATTTAATGGGATTAGCACAGCTTTAATTGTGCCAGTGGTTTTAAAAATTGTCGGGCAAGAAGTAGATTTAAGCACGGCTCCGCCCATCCTAAAAAGGATTATATCTCCATTTGATAATACTCCAGAAACTTATCGCATCGCAATAATGGCTGGAGCAATTATATTAACAATCATTTTAAAGAACTTAGCGAATTATACTAGCGCCTTAGCATCGAGTTCTTTAACCCGAAAGGTGACATCGGATATGCGCGAAGCCGGATTAAGGCTATTACTAGAAGTTGATATAGATTATTATTCTAAGACAAAGGTTGGTGATTTAATCAACCGTCTCGGTGGAGAAATTGGTCGGAGTGCAACTGCTATAGGTAGTACAGTCAAGTTAGTTATCCTGGGGATCACAATTTTAGTTTTTGTTGGTATATTGTTGTCAATTTCTTGGCAGTTGACAATTGCTGCCACGGTTTTGCTGTCATTAGTGACGTTAATAAATCAGTATGCAATTTCCCGGTCTAAAAATTTCGGGAAGCAACTTAGTGAGATGTCTAGAGCCTACTCAATAGCTGTACTAGAAACCCTAAATGGAATTCGACTGGTAAAGGCGACGGGAAATGAAGAAAAGGAATATCAACGAATTAAAAAGTTAATTCGCAATCGCGAATTAGCAGATTTCCAATCTCAGGTTAATTCCGAAGCTATTGCACCTCTGAGTGAGGTAATGGGTATAACAGCTTTACTGCTAATTGTACTTTTGAGCAAAACCTTCTTTGCTGACCAGGTTTCTTCTCTTTCCACCGTGCTGCTGACATATTTATTAGTACTGTTGCGAGTACTGCCATTGATTTCTCAGTTAAATACTATTCGCAGCAACTTTGCCGGGATCGGTGCCAGTGTAGATGCTAGCAATGACTTTTTGAGCTTGCACGATAAGCCGTTCATGGACAAAGGTAAGCTTCCCTACACAAAATTAGAAAAGGGAGTGTCTTTTAATTCTCTTTGCTTTGGCTACCCTGGTCATGAGAAGTTGGTACTCAAAGATGTGAATTTATATTTACCACATGGCACAACCTTAGCATTGGTAGGCAGTTCTGGTGCTGGTAAATCCACTTTGGCAGACCTTTTACCCAGATTCTATGATCCGATCTCTGGCAATATTGCCATTGATGGCACTGATTTGCGGGAGTTTGATGTGGTATCCCTGCGAAAGCGGATGGGAATTGTCAGTCAAGATACCTTTCTTTTTAATGACTCGGTGCGAAATAACATTGCATACGGGCGAGCAGGTGTTACTGATGATGAAATTTTGACAGCCGCCAAGCGGGCAAATGCTTATGAATTTATTAGCAAATTACCTCAAGGATTTGACACCTTAATTGGCGATCGCGGTGTCATGTTATCTGGTGGACAAAGACAAAGATTAGCGATCGCTCGCGCCATCCTCCAAAATCCCGAAATTCTGATTTTAGATGAAGCTACTAGCGCTCTAGATACCGTTTCTGAACGCTTAGTACAAGCTGCACTTGATGATCTAAGCCGCGATCGCACCACCCTAGTAATTGCTCACCGCCTTTCCACAGTCCAAAAAGCTAATCAAATAGCTGTCTTAGATCAAGGACAAGTAGTAGAGATCGGAACCCATGAAGAACTTTTACAAAAAGGCGGTTACTACTCACGCTTGTACTCAATGCAATTTAACGATCGTCCTAATCGTTCTAATAAAAACTTAATTCAGAAAAAAATCCTCAAGGCAATGAGGCTAAACTCAAAAAAGTTCGCTGAATATCCTGAAGCTACTAAACACAATCAAACCTTTCTCCGTATTTCTTACGAAATTCGCACGCAGATGAACTCAATGATTGGGTTACTCCGCTTATTGCTTGATAATTTAGTAGACAATTCTCAAGAACGGGAGGAATTAATTGGAGACTCTTACAAATCGGCTTCGAGACTTCTCAACACTATAGATGTTTTTGAGGATATTATTAACTTGCAAAATAAAGGACAATTTATCTACATTTCTGAGCAAAGTAAAGATATTATTAGTACCTATTATCAAACCTTTAATCATATCTCCATTGAATTTAGGACTTCTCTTAATATCATAGTTAACAATATACGTTCTGTAACTGATAATTTTTTATCCACTACAGAAGAACAAAGTAAATTAATTACTGAAAGTTATGAATCTGCTGTTTATCTGCTCGATATTTTAGAAAAATTTGAGGATAGTATTAATATATAA
- a CDS encoding glycosyltransferase family 4 protein gives MKNTLKKHYIFFIGEELPQPEAHLVQSTNAANAAANLGYSTVLVYFDKGAKAINPVNLARPFQPRQTPIELVKYYNLQDKLKVAPLPMPWPIDHFRSKFTDSNTIASKYYLPFHILPTTKLVHSRNWNFVKAAIKNGIPAIYEHHHHEDKPFEPEIVNNPLLQISVTVVETIRESMIKNGMPPEKVIKLHNGFNRLFMERQPEKAAEWRQKLLRDESQQLVVYAGALQQFKGIDVLIDVAKKMPNVQFACAGGKPTEVQYYQQLVKEKEVHNIKFLGYILHNELASLLQAADVLAHPHCSGKAATFTSPLKLFDYFASGTPIVSTEIPSLVEFQDTQAIAAWCEPDNPSKFAESLKRVLETHPRKIEGYPHGIEFVKQFSWENRAAKILSYVDESLLPQLIL, from the coding sequence ATGAAAAATACTTTAAAAAAACACTACATTTTCTTCATCGGCGAAGAGTTACCTCAGCCAGAAGCTCATTTAGTGCAGTCTACAAATGCAGCTAACGCCGCCGCCAACCTAGGATACTCAACGGTTTTAGTATACTTTGACAAAGGAGCAAAAGCGATTAACCCAGTTAATCTAGCTCGTCCTTTTCAACCAAGACAAACACCAATAGAACTTGTTAAATATTACAACCTCCAGGATAAGTTAAAAGTTGCTCCCTTACCAATGCCTTGGCCAATTGACCATTTTCGGAGCAAATTTACTGATTCTAACACCATCGCTAGCAAATATTATTTACCATTTCACATCCTTCCGACTACCAAACTTGTCCATAGTCGCAACTGGAATTTTGTAAAAGCTGCCATCAAAAATGGCATTCCGGCAATTTACGAACACCACCACCATGAAGACAAGCCATTTGAGCCAGAAATTGTTAATAATCCGCTGTTGCAAATTTCTGTAACCGTTGTAGAAACCATCCGTGAAAGCATGATTAAAAATGGGATGCCTCCAGAAAAAGTAATTAAGTTGCACAATGGTTTTAATCGCTTGTTTATGGAGAGACAACCAGAGAAAGCGGCAGAATGGCGTCAAAAACTATTGCGAGACGAAAGCCAACAATTGGTAGTTTATGCAGGAGCATTACAGCAATTTAAAGGTATTGATGTACTAATTGATGTGGCTAAAAAAATGCCTAATGTGCAATTTGCCTGTGCAGGTGGTAAGCCAACAGAAGTGCAATATTATCAGCAATTGGTAAAAGAAAAAGAAGTTCATAATATTAAGTTTTTGGGCTACATCTTGCATAATGAGTTAGCATCTTTGCTACAAGCAGCCGATGTTTTAGCTCACCCTCATTGTTCAGGAAAAGCGGCAACTTTCACATCTCCCTTAAAGCTGTTTGACTACTTCGCCTCTGGAACTCCCATTGTATCGACGGAAATTCCATCATTAGTTGAGTTTCAAGATACTCAAGCGATCGCAGCTTGGTGTGAACCAGATAACCCCAGCAAATTTGCCGAAAGTTTGAAGCGGGTTTTGGAAACTCATCCCAGAAAAATAGAGGGCTATCCACATGGTATCGAGTTTGTCAAGCAGTTTTCGTGGGAAAATCGAGCAGCAAAAATCCTTAGTTATGTTGACGAATCTCTGTTGCCCCAACTTATTCTGTAA